The Porphyromonas pogonae genome segment GTGGAGCTTTGTACTTAATAGCAATAACTTCATCTATAACCACACCATCTTTGATAAAATTGCCGTAAATAGCCTTACGTATAGGAGCATCATCAAAAGATATTCCACCAATGGATGAGAAAAATTGTGAAGTTATACTGATCGATTGTGGACCGGATATCCTGATGACAGCTATTCCCCCTACTCCTGGGGCTGTAGCAGTAGCACAGATGGTATCTTCTTGTATATGCAATATCATAGCTATTCTTATTTAATTAAAAGTGTCCGCCGCCTTGTTTCTGCTGAATCGCTCCAATCGTGCTTGGATATTCTTGTCCAATAACGGTGATATTATGATGAGTGTTACAGCTACCAGTATCATAGCAATGCCTATAGCAGTAAGGATAGTAAAGTTTTCCTTGAAAACAAATATACCAATAATAATAGCCACAAGGGGTTCCATGGCTCCTAACACTGCAGTAAGTGTAGAACCTATGGTTTTTATAGCTTGAACCAAGGCAATATTGGAGACTAATGTAGGCAATAAAGCTAACAAAAGCAGGTTGATCCAACCATGCACATCTGGAGCTAAAGTAATGCCTCCATTAAATATAGCATCAATAATAAAAAATAATCCGCAAAACAACATGGCATAAAATGTAAGTTTCAGATTATTCATTGTACGCAGGCATTCTCTATTGTTTACCAAAACCATATATATCGCATATGATGCTCCGGAAATCATCACAATAATAATGCCTACAATACTTACACTCTGTGACTCGCCAAACATACTCAATAACATAACCCCTCCCAAAGCCAAGATAATAGCAGCTATAGTGAACGGGGATATCTTTTGCTTGAATACAAAGTGCATAATAAGCGTTACAAATACAGGATAGAGAAAGTGTAACGTTGTGGCCAAGCCACTGGTCATTATTTTATAGCCATAAAATAGGAGTGAGGCAGAGCAATAATAAAGTATACCACAGATAAGCAAATAACCGAGTTCTTTCTTATGAAGAGCGAAAG includes the following:
- a CDS encoding DMT family transporter — protein: MSKFKGFFAGVLSSATFGMIPLFSLPLLNSGMHTESILCYRLIFAAIAVGILMSYKKQSFALHKKELGYLLICGILYYCSASLLFYGYKIMTSGLATTLHFLYPVFVTLIMHFVFKQKISPFTIAAIILALGGVMLLSMFGESQSVSIVGIIIVMISGASYAIYMVLVNNRECLRTMNNLKLTFYAMLFCGLFFIIDAIFNGGITLAPDVHGWINLLLLALLPTLVSNIALVQAIKTIGSTLTAVLGAMEPLVAIIIGIFVFKENFTILTAIGIAMILVAVTLIIISPLLDKNIQARLERFSRNKAADTFN